A DNA window from Agrobacterium vaccinii contains the following coding sequences:
- a CDS encoding GntR family transcriptional regulator, which yields MRSSKGSLPVYLQIAETLVRDITAGRLIDGEKLPPEREMATTLGIAVGTLRKTLAELHTRGLLERIQGSGNYIRAVTDPKSVYAMFRLELVAGGGFPTAEILSVSREVKPAALPAFGASQEGHRIRRIRRIAGQVAAIEEIWLDGSYIEKVAAEDLSESLYLYYRTRLGLWIAKAEDHIGLGHVPDWAPEAFGPKTGQPVPHILRVSYSHEGAMAEVSHTWYDPNVARYVNRLK from the coding sequence ATGCGGAGTTCCAAAGGAAGTTTGCCGGTGTATCTCCAGATTGCGGAGACACTGGTGCGGGACATTACTGCCGGTCGGTTGATCGACGGAGAGAAGCTTCCGCCGGAGCGCGAGATGGCGACAACGCTTGGAATTGCGGTCGGAACGCTTCGAAAGACGCTGGCCGAACTCCATACACGCGGACTGCTGGAGCGCATTCAGGGATCAGGCAATTACATCCGCGCGGTTACCGATCCGAAAAGCGTTTATGCCATGTTTCGCCTGGAGCTGGTGGCGGGGGGCGGCTTCCCGACGGCGGAAATTCTGAGCGTCAGCCGTGAGGTCAAGCCTGCGGCATTACCAGCCTTCGGCGCGTCACAGGAAGGCCACCGCATTCGTCGGATCAGGCGCATTGCCGGACAGGTTGCGGCGATTGAGGAAATATGGCTCGACGGTTCCTACATCGAAAAGGTCGCAGCCGAGGATTTGTCGGAATCGCTCTATCTCTATTATCGCACACGTCTGGGATTATGGATCGCCAAAGCGGAAGACCATATTGGCCTCGGCCATGTGCCGGATTGGGCACCGGAGGCGTTCGGGCCGAAAACCGGGCAGCCCGTTCCCCATATATTGCGCGTCAGTTATTCACATGAGGGCGCGATGGCCGAGGTCTCACACACCTGGTACGATCCGAATGTTGCCCGTTACGTCAATCGCCTCAAATAG
- a CDS encoding ABC transporter ATP-binding protein: protein MASVKLTKLEKSYGALRIVKGIDLEINDGEFVVFVGPSGCGKSTTLRMVAGLETITGGEVRIGDRVVNRLAPRERDIAMVFQDYALYPHKTVRENMGFSLKVRGIAAGEAAARVDDAANMLGISHLLDRRPGQLSGGQRQRVAMGRAIVRRPQVFLFDEPLSNLDAKLRGQVRTEIKKLHQALGTTIIYVTHDQVEAMTLADRIVILKGGEIEQVGTPDEVYNQPASVFVGGFVGSPAMNFAKARVDGGNLVFSNGDSLPVSAIRSSGQVGAINGRNVTVGIRPEHFSADASQVLLTCQVQVVEPLGSDTLVHFAIGGETLTARMPPETRIKAGETLKIGVDPAKIHLFDAETERAI, encoded by the coding sequence ATGGCATCAGTTAAGCTTACCAAGCTCGAAAAGAGCTATGGCGCATTGCGCATCGTCAAGGGTATCGATCTAGAGATCAACGACGGGGAGTTCGTTGTTTTCGTCGGTCCTTCCGGCTGCGGAAAATCCACGACCTTGCGCATGGTCGCCGGTCTGGAAACCATCACCGGCGGTGAGGTGAGGATCGGGGATCGCGTCGTCAACCGGCTGGCCCCGCGCGAGCGTGATATCGCCATGGTCTTTCAGGATTACGCGCTTTATCCGCACAAGACCGTGCGGGAAAACATGGGTTTCAGCCTCAAAGTTCGCGGTATCGCGGCAGGCGAAGCGGCGGCCCGTGTCGATGACGCTGCCAACATGCTCGGCATTTCCCATCTGCTGGATCGACGGCCCGGACAATTGTCGGGTGGCCAGCGCCAGCGCGTAGCCATGGGCCGCGCCATCGTGCGCCGCCCGCAGGTGTTTCTGTTCGATGAGCCACTGTCCAACCTCGATGCAAAATTGCGCGGGCAGGTTCGCACCGAAATCAAGAAGCTGCATCAAGCTTTGGGGACGACGATCATCTATGTGACCCACGACCAGGTCGAGGCCATGACACTTGCGGATCGCATCGTCATCCTGAAGGGCGGCGAGATCGAGCAGGTCGGAACGCCGGACGAGGTCTATAATCAGCCAGCCAGCGTCTTCGTTGGCGGTTTCGTTGGTTCGCCGGCCATGAACTTTGCGAAGGCGCGGGTCGATGGCGGCAATCTGGTCTTTTCCAACGGCGATAGCCTGCCGGTTTCGGCAATTCGCTCGTCCGGTCAGGTTGGTGCCATTAACGGACGAAATGTCACTGTTGGCATTCGCCCGGAACATTTCAGTGCAGATGCGTCTCAGGTGTTATTGACCTGCCAGGTTCAGGTTGTCGAACCGCTTGGCTCCGATACCCTCGTTCATTTTGCCATTGGTGGCGAGACGTTGACGGCGCGCATGCCACCGGAAACGCGGATCAAGGCGGGCGAGACATTGAAAATCGGCGTAGATCCCGCAAAGATCCATCTCTTCGACGCAGAAACAGAACGCGCAATTTAA
- a CDS encoding ABC transporter substrate-binding protein: protein MTFTKFTGALFCGTMLAFAMPAAAETTLSIYISSQHQPQVWRQALDKYEAANPDVKVKIETGGNTSEAQAQYLNTVMSAKDTSLDVLILDVIRPAQFAAAGWTSDFADKDMSAYLPAYAGANTVDGKVIALPAFADSQFLYYRKDLLEKYGIQPPKTWDELKAAAKKISDGEGNANLQGLSFQGKAIEGAVCTFLLPYWSQGKNLTENGKLTFDRDAAIKSLSLWKSFVDDGVSKKNIAEVGTDDTRKEFQAGNAIFAVNWSYAWAQAQGKESAVADKVGVARLPAVTGGEQATCLGGWEWGVSAYSQHQDEAKKLVEYLSSQDVSKFMAINGSLLPTYAGLYKDADVLKSAPWFADALQVVETAKPRPVTPRYNEVSEVIRTTVNSVLAGVSTPEQGADQIEARLKRILR from the coding sequence ATGACGTTTACGAAATTCACCGGCGCACTCTTCTGCGGCACGATGCTGGCCTTCGCCATGCCAGCCGCTGCCGAGACGACACTCAGCATCTACATTTCCAGTCAGCATCAGCCACAGGTCTGGCGTCAAGCGCTCGACAAATACGAAGCCGCCAATCCTGACGTGAAGGTCAAGATCGAAACCGGTGGCAATACATCGGAAGCTCAGGCGCAGTATCTCAATACGGTTATGTCGGCGAAGGATACGTCTCTGGACGTGCTCATCCTCGACGTCATCCGCCCGGCACAATTTGCCGCCGCTGGCTGGACCAGCGATTTCGCAGATAAGGACATGTCGGCTTACCTGCCAGCCTATGCCGGTGCCAATACCGTCGATGGTAAAGTCATCGCGCTGCCAGCCTTCGCGGACTCGCAATTCCTCTATTACCGTAAGGACCTGCTTGAAAAATACGGCATTCAGCCGCCGAAGACCTGGGACGAGTTGAAGGCCGCTGCCAAGAAGATTTCCGACGGTGAGGGCAACGCCAACCTTCAGGGCCTCTCCTTCCAGGGCAAGGCGATCGAAGGCGCGGTTTGTACCTTCCTGCTGCCTTACTGGAGCCAGGGCAAGAACCTGACCGAAAACGGTAAACTGACCTTCGACCGCGATGCCGCGATCAAATCGCTGAGCCTCTGGAAAAGCTTCGTTGATGACGGCGTTTCGAAGAAGAACATCGCCGAAGTCGGCACGGATGATACCCGCAAAGAATTCCAGGCCGGTAACGCCATCTTCGCAGTCAACTGGTCCTACGCCTGGGCACAGGCCCAAGGCAAGGAATCCGCCGTTGCCGACAAGGTCGGCGTTGCGCGACTTCCCGCTGTGACGGGTGGCGAGCAGGCGACGTGCCTTGGCGGTTGGGAGTGGGGCGTTTCTGCCTATTCCCAGCATCAGGATGAAGCCAAGAAGCTTGTGGAATACCTGTCCTCCCAGGACGTTTCCAAGTTTATGGCCATCAACGGTTCGCTTCTGCCGACCTATGCCGGTCTCTATAAGGACGCGGATGTTCTCAAAAGCGCACCATGGTTTGCCGACGCACTTCAGGTCGTCGAAACTGCCAAGCCTCGTCCTGTGACCCCGCGTTATAACGAAGTTAGCGAAGTCATCCGCACCACGGTCAACTCGGTTCTGGCAGGCGTGTCCACGCCGGAGCAGGGTGCCGACCAGATCGAAGCCCGCTTGAAGCGTATTCTGCGCTAA
- a CDS encoding carbohydrate ABC transporter permease — MAMTTQLKTGDDQSAPSPSWTRWLDLSDRSLAVLLLAPAALLLALIIVYPVCRLIYTSFFSLSLTSGLPAAFVGFENYQLMIEDPVFWETTWNTVLITLITVPGALFVGLGLALMANLPFGMQWPVRLSLLIPWALPLSFAGLIFAWFFHSEYGVVNDVLNRFGFEGIIWFNSPNWAFAAICLTIIWKTSSFMALIILAGLQTIPRSLYEAADVDGAGRLRQFFEITLPLLKPSIVVALIFRTITALQTFDIPYMMTGGGPGTSTATLAMYIHQNTVSFLDLGYGSALAVVMFVMSMCVTAVYLRMIRTKE; from the coding sequence ATGGCAATGACGACCCAACTCAAAACTGGTGATGATCAGTCGGCACCATCGCCAAGCTGGACGCGGTGGCTCGACCTGAGCGACCGTTCGCTGGCGGTCCTGCTTCTGGCACCGGCAGCACTGCTTCTGGCATTGATCATCGTTTATCCGGTGTGCCGGTTAATCTATACGAGCTTTTTCAGCCTGTCGCTGACATCGGGTCTGCCTGCCGCCTTCGTGGGCTTTGAAAACTACCAGCTGATGATCGAAGACCCGGTTTTCTGGGAAACGACGTGGAATACGGTTCTGATCACGTTGATCACGGTGCCCGGTGCGCTGTTTGTCGGCCTTGGCCTCGCGCTGATGGCGAACCTTCCTTTTGGCATGCAATGGCCCGTTCGGCTGTCGCTGCTGATCCCGTGGGCGCTGCCTCTATCCTTTGCGGGATTGATCTTTGCATGGTTCTTCCATTCCGAATACGGCGTGGTCAACGACGTGCTGAACCGCTTCGGCTTTGAAGGCATCATCTGGTTCAATTCGCCCAACTGGGCCTTCGCCGCCATCTGCCTCACCATCATCTGGAAGACATCCTCCTTCATGGCGCTGATCATTCTGGCCGGTCTGCAAACCATTCCCCGTTCGCTGTACGAAGCTGCGGATGTAGACGGTGCCGGGCGGCTGCGGCAGTTCTTCGAGATCACCTTGCCATTGCTGAAACCCTCAATTGTCGTGGCCCTGATTTTCCGCACGATTACCGCGCTCCAGACCTTCGACATTCCCTACATGATGACAGGCGGCGGGCCGGGAACATCGACTGCAACGCTTGCTATGTATATCCACCAGAACACCGTGTCGTTCCTCGATCTCGGCTACGGCTCCGCACTCGCCGTCGTGATGTTCGTGATGTCCATGTGCGTCACGGCCGTCTATCTGCGCATGATCAGGACGAAGGAATAA
- a CDS encoding carbohydrate ABC transporter permease, whose product MTTQTASGSMSFLSGKPLRFIAAGILLINGLFPALWILFTSLKTEAELTAKPITWIPHAPTLQNYMQAFSDQPLHIFLFNSFMVALLSTALTLLVSVLAAYALARLNLAYRGLILSLIIAVSTFPLVTLLVPLFEIMRALNLLNSWIALVLPYTVLSLPVCTLMLVSFFEGIPRDLENAAMIDGCTRMGALFKVVVPLCAPGVFTAGILAFVNAWDEFLLALSFNSNPSLRTLPVGIQLYQGEFAFPWPVISAALVVGIVPVAILIVIFQERVVSGLTAGGIKG is encoded by the coding sequence ATGACCACGCAAACCGCTTCCGGCTCCATGTCCTTTCTCTCCGGCAAACCGCTGCGTTTCATCGCTGCCGGCATTCTGCTGATCAACGGCCTGTTTCCAGCACTGTGGATTCTCTTCACATCGCTGAAAACAGAAGCGGAACTCACCGCAAAGCCTATTACCTGGATACCGCATGCGCCGACGTTGCAAAACTACATGCAGGCGTTTTCGGACCAGCCGCTGCACATCTTCCTGTTCAACAGCTTTATGGTGGCACTGCTCTCGACGGCGCTGACACTGCTGGTCTCGGTCCTTGCAGCCTATGCGCTGGCGCGGCTCAATCTCGCCTATCGCGGGCTGATCCTGTCGTTGATCATCGCTGTCTCCACCTTTCCGCTGGTTACGCTTCTGGTACCGCTGTTTGAAATCATGCGCGCCCTCAATCTTCTCAACAGCTGGATTGCGCTGGTGCTGCCCTACACGGTGCTCAGCCTGCCGGTCTGCACGTTGATGCTGGTCTCGTTCTTCGAGGGCATTCCGCGCGATCTGGAAAACGCCGCCATGATCGATGGCTGCACGCGAATGGGAGCCCTGTTCAAGGTGGTCGTGCCGCTTTGCGCGCCCGGTGTCTTCACCGCCGGTATCCTCGCCTTCGTCAATGCCTGGGATGAATTCCTGTTGGCGCTGTCCTTCAACTCCAACCCGTCCTTGCGCACGCTACCAGTTGGCATCCAGCTTTATCAGGGCGAGTTCGCGTTCCCATGGCCCGTGATCTCCGCGGCCCTCGTCGTCGGCATCGTACCAGTCGCCATTCTCATTGTCATCTTCCAGGAGCGTGTCGTCTCCGGCCTGACGGCAGGCGGCATCAAGGGATGA
- a CDS encoding alpha-glucosidase, with amino-acid sequence MKLEQTETGFTLSLNDRAILDHSDASPAIFVGIGQERMDMYRGNFEIEDYVIERRALAHAQVEGNRILLFDAAGQPPRLILTVVDNAITFEATDPKLNRLWVRIKADEDEHVWGGGEQMSYFDMRGRRFPLWTSEPGVGRDPTSEITFKANVKDKAGGDYFNTNYPQPTYVSSALYALHVDTTAYSVFDFRQKAFHEIEIWAIPDRIELFAANTFVDLVETLSSRFGRQPPLPDWVYNGAIIGLKDGANSFTRLETMRAAGVQVSALWCEDWVGLRQTSFGSRLFWDWQANETRYPGLRQKIGELHDSGIRFLGYVNPYLCVDGPLFEIADKAGYFATDGAGKTALVDFGEFDCGVVDFTNEAAADWFAEKIIGKNMLDFGLSGWMADFGEYLPIDVHLSNGIDAKLMHNAWPTLWAEVNAKAVDSRDKTGDALFFMRAGFTGVQKHCPLLWGGDQSVDFSRHDGLVTVMCGALSSGLLGNAYHHSDIGGYTSLFGNVRTPELLMRWAEMAAFTPVMRSHEGNRPRENVQIDQDPEVLTHFARMTRIYRHLAPYLKSLSAEAVERGLPVQRPLFLHHQEDRQTYTIQDSYLYGADMLVAPVWQAAQETRSVYLPKGELWVHVWTEEVFEGGQEVEVAAPTGKPAVFYRAGCTNETLFASLRNI; translated from the coding sequence ATGAAACTCGAGCAGACTGAGACCGGCTTCACGCTGTCCCTGAACGACCGTGCTATCCTCGACCACAGCGATGCATCGCCAGCGATCTTTGTCGGCATCGGCCAGGAGCGCATGGACATGTATCGTGGCAACTTCGAGATCGAAGACTACGTTATCGAACGCCGTGCTCTGGCCCACGCCCAGGTCGAAGGCAACCGCATACTGCTCTTCGACGCGGCAGGACAACCGCCCCGTCTCATCCTGACCGTCGTTGATAATGCCATCACGTTCGAAGCGACAGACCCCAAACTCAACCGCCTCTGGGTGCGCATCAAAGCCGATGAGGACGAGCATGTCTGGGGCGGCGGCGAGCAGATGTCCTATTTCGACATGCGGGGCCGCCGTTTTCCGCTCTGGACATCCGAGCCCGGTGTCGGTCGTGACCCGACAAGCGAAATCACCTTCAAAGCCAACGTCAAGGACAAGGCCGGGGGCGATTACTTCAACACCAACTATCCCCAGCCGACCTATGTCTCGTCGGCGCTCTACGCCCTGCACGTGGACACAACGGCCTATTCCGTCTTCGATTTCCGACAGAAGGCCTTCCACGAAATCGAGATATGGGCGATCCCCGACCGTATCGAACTCTTTGCCGCAAACACCTTCGTGGACTTGGTCGAGACGCTGTCCTCGCGCTTCGGTCGCCAACCGCCGCTGCCCGATTGGGTCTATAATGGTGCGATCATTGGTCTGAAAGACGGCGCAAATTCCTTCACTCGCCTTGAGACGATGCGCGCCGCCGGTGTGCAAGTCTCCGCGCTCTGGTGTGAAGACTGGGTCGGGTTGAGACAAACATCCTTCGGTTCCAGATTGTTCTGGGACTGGCAGGCAAACGAGACACGCTATCCTGGACTGCGCCAGAAAATCGGCGAACTGCATGACAGCGGCATTCGCTTTCTGGGCTATGTAAACCCTTATCTGTGCGTCGATGGTCCGCTATTCGAGATCGCAGACAAGGCTGGCTATTTCGCCACAGACGGTGCGGGAAAAACGGCGCTGGTGGATTTCGGCGAATTCGATTGCGGTGTCGTGGATTTCACGAATGAGGCTGCAGCCGATTGGTTCGCAGAAAAGATCATCGGTAAGAACATGCTCGACTTCGGGCTTTCCGGCTGGATGGCGGATTTCGGTGAGTATCTGCCCATCGACGTCCACCTGTCGAATGGTATCGATGCCAAACTGATGCACAATGCCTGGCCGACCCTCTGGGCTGAGGTCAACGCCAAGGCCGTTGACTCGCGCGACAAGACCGGTGACGCCTTGTTCTTCATGCGGGCAGGCTTCACGGGCGTTCAGAAACATTGTCCGCTTTTATGGGGCGGTGACCAATCGGTCGATTTCTCACGCCATGACGGGCTCGTCACTGTCATGTGCGGAGCGCTGTCCTCGGGTCTTCTGGGCAACGCCTACCACCATTCGGATATCGGCGGTTACACCAGCCTTTTCGGCAATGTCCGCACGCCGGAGCTTTTGATGCGCTGGGCGGAAATGGCGGCGTTTACGCCCGTCATGCGCAGCCACGAGGGAAATCGCCCGCGTGAAAATGTACAGATCGATCAGGACCCGGAAGTCCTTACGCATTTTGCGCGCATGACGCGGATTTACCGACATCTCGCACCCTACCTTAAGTCTCTCTCCGCAGAGGCGGTGGAACGGGGCTTGCCGGTGCAACGCCCGCTCTTCTTGCACCATCAGGAGGACCGCCAGACTTACACCATTCAGGACAGCTACCTCTACGGTGCCGACATGCTCGTAGCGCCGGTGTGGCAAGCCGCGCAGGAAACACGTTCCGTCTATCTTCCAAAGGGTGAGCTCTGGGTCCACGTCTGGACGGAAGAGGTTTTCGAAGGCGGCCAAGAGGTAGAGGTGGCAGCGCCAACAGGCAAACCCGCCGTGTTCTACCGTGCTGGCTGCACGAACGAAACGCTTTTTGCCAGTCTGCGAAATATCTGA
- a CDS encoding sugar phosphate isomerase/epimerase family protein translates to MKHGIYYSYWEHEWSAKFGPYIEKVAKLGFDVIEVAAHHINDYSDADLAAIKQSARDNGIILTAGIGPSKAKNLSSPDVAVREAGKAFFEKTLTNVAKLDIKTIGGALHSYWPVDYSQPVDKEGDRARGVEGIHGIADFANDLGINLCIEVLNRFENHVLNTAAEGVAFVTEVGKPNVKVMLDTFHMNIEEDSFGDAIRTAGPLLGHFHTGESNRRVPGKGRMPWHEIGAALREINYNGVVVMEPFVKTGGTIGSDIRVWRDLSEGADVAKMDEDARNSLTFSRFVLGG, encoded by the coding sequence ATGAAACACGGTATCTATTATTCCTACTGGGAACATGAGTGGAGCGCCAAATTCGGCCCTTACATCGAGAAGGTCGCCAAGCTTGGGTTTGATGTCATCGAGGTCGCTGCCCATCACATCAACGACTACAGCGATGCGGACCTCGCCGCGATCAAGCAGAGCGCTAGGGATAATGGCATCATCCTGACGGCCGGCATTGGTCCGTCCAAGGCAAAGAATCTGTCATCACCCGATGTCGCCGTGCGTGAAGCGGGCAAGGCATTCTTCGAGAAGACGCTGACGAATGTCGCCAAGCTCGACATCAAGACCATCGGAGGCGCGCTTCATTCCTACTGGCCGGTCGATTACTCCCAGCCCGTGGACAAGGAAGGAGATCGCGCGCGTGGCGTAGAGGGCATTCACGGCATCGCCGATTTTGCCAATGATCTCGGTATCAATCTGTGTATCGAAGTTCTCAACCGCTTCGAAAACCACGTCCTCAACACCGCAGCCGAAGGTGTTGCCTTCGTGACCGAGGTTGGCAAGCCGAATGTGAAGGTGATGCTCGACACGTTCCACATGAACATCGAGGAAGACAGTTTTGGCGACGCGATCCGCACCGCAGGCCCGCTGCTCGGCCACTTCCACACCGGCGAAAGCAATCGCCGCGTACCGGGAAAAGGTAGAATGCCGTGGCACGAGATCGGCGCAGCCTTGCGCGAAATCAACTATAACGGTGTCGTCGTCATGGAGCCTTTCGTCAAAACAGGCGGAACCATCGGCTCTGATATCAGGGTTTGGAGAGACCTGAGCGAAGGCGCAGATGTGGCGAAAATGGATGAGGATGCGCGAAATTCCCTCACATTCTCCCGTTTCGTTCTGGGTGGTTGA
- a CDS encoding nucleoside triphosphate hydrolase, with amino-acid sequence MNTIDDNAHEIAALSLQRFQQENGRRLMIAIAGAPGSGKSTIAERVVEVLNGEAGVCAALFPMDGYHYDDAVLEEMRRREFKGAIDTFDVHGLRHMLERLKRNEDDVVAVPVFDRAIEIARAGGRLVPQSVNIIVCEGNYLLASQSPWHRLKPIFDVSVFVDVDEDDLRQRLRERWQNFDMDDAEITRKVEENDLPNGLLVASTSLEPDLRVKNPGRPATITKTHVD; translated from the coding sequence TTGAATACAATCGATGACAATGCGCACGAGATCGCAGCACTGAGCCTCCAGCGTTTTCAGCAGGAAAACGGGCGGCGGCTGATGATCGCGATTGCCGGTGCGCCCGGTTCCGGCAAATCAACCATCGCCGAGCGTGTGGTTGAAGTTCTGAACGGCGAAGCCGGTGTGTGCGCGGCGCTTTTTCCCATGGACGGCTATCACTATGACGATGCCGTTTTGGAAGAGATGCGCCGCCGTGAGTTCAAAGGCGCCATCGATACGTTCGACGTGCATGGCCTGCGACACATGCTGGAGCGGCTGAAACGCAACGAAGACGATGTCGTTGCCGTGCCGGTCTTCGACCGTGCCATCGAAATTGCCCGCGCAGGCGGGCGGCTTGTCCCGCAATCCGTCAACATCATCGTATGCGAAGGAAATTATCTCCTCGCAAGCCAGTCGCCCTGGCACCGTCTGAAGCCGATCTTCGATGTCTCCGTTTTCGTCGATGTGGACGAGGATGATCTGCGCCAGCGGCTTCGGGAGCGCTGGCAGAATTTCGACATGGATGACGCCGAAATTACCCGCAAGGTCGAGGAAAACGATCTTCCGAACGGGCTTCTGGTCGCTTCAACCAGCCTGGAGCCCGATCTTCGGGTGAAAAATCCGGGCAGACCCGCAACCATCACCAAGACACACGTCGATTGA
- a CDS encoding sugar phosphate isomerase/epimerase family protein, with amino-acid sequence MQGFGVHAMMWSTVWDHAGAERAIAGAARYGQDFIEIPLIDIASVDTKHSRALLEKHDLRATCSLVLPEPAWASVRPDAAIEHLKSALDKASEMGAEALTGVTFGGTNERTGVLPTQAEYDNLTRALGAAAKHAKTLGLQFGIEAVNRYESHLINSAEQAVMLIERIGMDNVFVHLDTFHMNMEEKGMGNGIIAARDHLKYMHMSESDRGTPGFGNVAWNEVFAALSAIGFKGLLVLESFAGMPVEMAGAISTWRPVARSAEEVLEKGLPFLRDKADQYRLF; translated from the coding sequence GTGCAAGGTTTTGGTGTTCACGCAATGATGTGGTCCACGGTGTGGGACCACGCGGGTGCAGAGCGGGCAATTGCTGGCGCTGCACGCTACGGCCAGGATTTCATCGAAATACCACTGATCGACATTGCCTCGGTCGATACGAAGCACAGCCGTGCATTGCTGGAAAAGCACGACCTGCGTGCCACTTGCTCGCTGGTGCTGCCGGAACCGGCTTGGGCATCCGTCCGTCCCGATGCGGCGATTGAGCATCTCAAATCGGCGCTCGACAAGGCGTCGGAAATGGGTGCAGAGGCGCTGACCGGCGTGACCTTCGGCGGCACGAACGAAAGGACTGGCGTGCTACCGACGCAAGCCGAATACGACAACCTCACCCGCGCGCTGGGTGCTGCTGCAAAACACGCCAAAACGCTGGGCCTGCAATTCGGTATCGAAGCGGTGAACCGCTATGAAAGCCATCTGATCAATTCCGCAGAACAGGCCGTCATGCTGATCGAGCGCATTGGAATGGACAACGTCTTCGTTCATCTCGACACGTTTCACATGAACATGGAAGAAAAGGGGATGGGCAACGGCATCATCGCTGCCCGCGATCACCTGAAATATATGCACATGTCTGAAAGCGACCGGGGCACCCCGGGCTTTGGCAATGTGGCCTGGAATGAAGTCTTTGCAGCGCTGTCAGCCATCGGTTTCAAGGGTTTGTTGGTGCTTGAAAGCTTTGCAGGCATGCCGGTCGAAATGGCGGGCGCTATCTCGACATGGCGCCCTGTTGCCCGCAGCGCCGAGGAAGTGCTGGAAAAGGGACTGCCATTCCTGCGCGATAAGGCAGACCAGTACCGGCTTTTCTGA
- a CDS encoding ABC transporter permease — protein MKSFVQKFNATFGADMAGPCIAFVAVMLIFGLMADNFLSLGTFGSVAFQLPELGLLTLAMLLPLLTGGINLSVTFAANLSGLAAAWVLQAYGGVDAPPATFFLACVAALATGGAAGALTGAAIAYTRAHPILITLSMMIFLRGLGEFLTRGGDVSGFPDYVAPIGHGSVFGLPIPLLIFIVCVALWHVLLTRTKLGFGLLMIGSNMESARYSGLNTRNIVVLVYTLSGLMCAVAGIIMLARFNSVRVGHGESYLLITVLAAFLGGINPFGGFGRVLPVFLALVVLQLLSSGLNLMGANQHLATALWGVLMIVVMAARTLASNYFASRRKKA, from the coding sequence ATGAAGTCCTTCGTACAAAAATTCAACGCCACCTTCGGGGCCGATATGGCGGGCCCCTGCATCGCCTTCGTCGCAGTCATGCTCATCTTCGGGTTGATGGCAGATAACTTCCTGTCGCTGGGCACGTTCGGTTCGGTTGCCTTCCAGTTGCCGGAGCTTGGCCTTTTGACACTGGCCATGCTGTTGCCGCTTCTGACCGGCGGCATCAATCTGTCCGTCACCTTTGCCGCCAATCTTTCCGGGCTTGCCGCCGCATGGGTGCTACAGGCGTATGGCGGCGTCGATGCTCCGCCAGCCACATTCTTTCTGGCGTGTGTGGCAGCCCTTGCCACCGGCGGTGCTGCGGGTGCGTTGACGGGTGCTGCCATTGCCTACACACGCGCCCATCCCATTCTGATCACGCTGTCGATGATGATCTTTCTGCGCGGTCTCGGCGAGTTTCTCACGCGCGGCGGCGATGTCTCGGGCTTTCCCGACTATGTCGCGCCGATCGGCCATGGCTCCGTTTTCGGTCTGCCGATACCGCTTCTGATTTTCATCGTCTGCGTTGCTCTGTGGCACGTGTTGCTGACGCGCACCAAGCTTGGTTTCGGCCTGCTGATGATCGGTTCTAACATGGAATCGGCCCGATATTCCGGCCTCAACACCCGCAATATCGTCGTGCTGGTCTACACGCTCTCAGGTCTCATGTGCGCTGTGGCCGGTATCATCATGCTGGCACGCTTCAACTCGGTACGTGTCGGCCATGGCGAATCCTATCTGTTGATCACGGTGCTGGCGGCCTTTCTGGGCGGCATCAACCCGTTCGGTGGTTTTGGCCGGGTTCTGCCCGTGTTCCTCGCGCTGGTCGTGCTCCAGCTTCTGTCTTCCGGGCTGAACCTGATGGGTGCCAACCAGCACCTCGCAACGGCGCTCTGGGGTGTGCTGATGATCGTCGTCATGGCGGCACGCACACTGGCTTCCAACTATTTCGCATCACGCAGAAAGAAGGCATGA